The following coding sequences are from one Triticum aestivum cultivar Chinese Spring chromosome 5A, IWGSC CS RefSeq v2.1, whole genome shotgun sequence window:
- the LOC123104689 gene encoding auxin-responsive protein SAUR36-like, which translates to MVGAKRLAQLAKKLQRVEALGRKRLTVSAKEDEDCYSSVPAKGHCVMYTADGGHFEVPLEYLSTTVFGELLRMSQEEFGFASDGGIRLPCDAAVMEYAMCLLRRKASAEVESALLSSMVTSCHYTGCVMPTVGDSNQIYCL; encoded by the coding sequence ATGGTCGGTGCCAAGAGACTTGCTCAATTGGCGAAGAAGTTGCAGAGGGTGGAAGCACTTGGGAGGAAGAGGCTCACGGTGTCAGCCAAAGAAGATGAAGACTGCTACAGTTCTGTACCAGCCAAGGGCCACTGTGTCATGTACACGGCTGATGGGGGGCATTTTGAGGTCCCGTTGGAGTACCTCAGCACGACGGTATTCGGTGAGCTCCTGAGGATGTCCCAGGAGGAGTTTGGCTTTGCGAGCGATGGCGGGATCAGACTGCCCTGTGATGCTGCAGTGATGGAGTATGCCATGTGCTTGCTCAGGAGAAAGGCCTCCGCCGAGGTCGAGAGTGCATTGCTGAGCTCTATGGTAACGTCTTGCCACTACACTGGCTGTGTGATGCCTACTGTTGGAGACAGCAACCAGATTTACTGTTTGTAG